Part of the Halostella litorea genome is shown below.
CCGCCGCGGCGCTCGTCGCCCCCGGCCCGCTCGGCCGGTCGGTCGTCGGCGTCGCGGCGGTCGGCGCGGCCGGGACCGTCGTCGCGCCCGTCCTCGGCCGTCGTCGGCACCGGGCCGTCGGCGTCCTGACGAGCGCCTGCGGCGGCGCGGTGGCCTGTCTCGCCGTCGGACTCGCCGCCGTGTTGCCCGGCCCGCCGGCCGGACGCGCGCCGCTCGTCGCCGCGCTCGCCGGCGTGCTCGCGCTGTCGCTCGGCCTCGTCCCGGTCGTCGACCGGTGGAAGGGCGGCTTCAGGGCGGCCGGCGCTTCGCTGCTGGTCCTCGCCGCGGTCGGCCGGAGCGTCCTCTCGCCGGTCGGCCCGTGGCACGCGCCGGTGACGGTCGCGCTCGCTGTCCTGGCCTGGGACGGCGCGTCGACGGCGGCCGTCGTCGGCGAGCGCGCGGGCGACGGCCGGGAGACGGCGCTCCGGACGGCGGTCCACGCCGCGGGCAGCGTCGCCGTCGGCGCGGTCGCCGCGGGAACGGCCATCGCCCTGTACGGCCTGCCGCCCGCGGACCTGCCGCTCATCGCGCTGGCGGCGCTGGCCGCGGCGGCGGTTGCCGCGACGCTCGCCCTGTACTCGCTCGTGGCCCCGCCGGAGCGGTGACGCGCCGGGGCGTTTACCGGTAGCTTTAATAACTGGTGTAAAGCAAGCTTTACTGTAAAAGGAGCTTTACACACGATGTCCACCCATCACCCCATCGAGGAGCGCGAGCGACACCGGGAGCGGATGAACCGGGCGCTGGGGCTCGGCGTGGCCGGGTTCCTCGTCGCGACGGTCGCGGCGGTGTTCGCGCCGGCGAGCGTCTCCGACCCCCTCCTGTTCGCCGGCGTCGGCGCGTACTACCTCGGAGTGCTCGGCTACCTCGCCGTTTGGCGGCGCACCGGCGTCCGGCTGATCGACGAGCGCGAGGCAGCGGTCGAGCGCCGGGCGAGCCGCGTCGTCTCGGGACTCCTGCTGCTCTTCGTCGTCTTCGGGCTCCCGGCGGACGTGGTGCTCGACGCGACGGGTGCCGTCGACGTGCCCCCCGCGGTACGCGGGGCGATCTGGGGATACGGTCTCCTGCTAGTCGTCGGGGCGGTCGCTTACGGCTACGCCGAGGGGCGGGTCGCCTGACCGTCGGCCCGCCCGTGGACCGACCGCGAACGCCGGGAGGGCCGTTCGCGAGTGGCTTTATACGCTCCGAGGCCCTGTATCGACACGATGCTCTCCGAGGGTGACGCCGCACCGTCGTTCACAGCGACGGTCGGCACGAGCGACCACGAACCGTTCGACCTGGACGACTACTTCGGCGACGGCCCCGTCGTCCTGGCCTTCTTCCCCGGCGCGTTCACGCCGCCGTGCACGAACGAGATGGTCGCGCTGCAGGACCACCTCGACCGCTTCGAGGACGCCGGCGCGACCGTGCTCGGCGTCAGCGCCGACTCGGCGTTCTCGCAGGGCGCGTTCCGCGAGGAGCACGGCATCGAATTCGACCTCGTGAGCGACATGGCCGGCGACGCGATCCGGGCGTACGACCTGGAGATGGACCTGCCGGACCTGGGGCTGTACGGCGTGGCGAACCGCGCGGTGTACGTGCTCGACGGCGACGGCACCGTGGCGTACGGCTGGGCAGCCGACGACCCGACGAACGAACCGGACTACGACGAACTCGTCGACGCCGTCGAGTCGGTCTGAGCGTCGGCGAGACGCTCACTCGTCCAGCCTCTTCTGCCACTCCTGAACCTTCGCCATCAGCTCCACGGGCGGCGTCTCGTCGACGTTCAGGTCCTCGAGGGCCGACAGCACGCGCTCGGCCTCGGGGTCGACGGATTCCGCCGGGTCGCCGCCGTCGGCCGCGGCGTCCGCGCTCCGGGACGCACCCGGCGCGGATTCGCGGCCGCCCGCGTCGTCGCCCCCCTCCGCCGCGCGGAGTTCGCCGCTCCCCACGTCGAAGACGACCTGCTTCGTGCCGCCGTCGCCGCTTCCACCGCCTTTCGCCTCGATGGCCTTCTCCTCGCGCAGGCGGTCGAGCACCTCGCGCGAGCGGTCGACGACCGGGCCGGGGACGCCGGCCAGATCCGCGACGTGGACGCCGTACGAGCGGTCCGTCGGGCCGTCGCGGATCGTCCGGAGGAAGGTGACGTCGCCGTCGGTCTCGTCGGCCGCGACGTGGACGTTGGCGACGCCCGACAGGTGGTCCGCGAGCGTCGTCAGTTCGTGGTAGTGGGTCGCGAACAGCGTCTTGGCGCGGACCTCGTTGTGCAGGTACTCCGTCGCGGCCCACGCGATGGAGATACCGTCGTACGTCGCGGTGCCGCGGCCGACCTCGTCCAGGATGACCAGTGAGTCCTCGCTGGCGGAGTGGAGGATGTTCGATAACTCCTGCATCTCGACCATGAACGTCGAGCGGCCCTGGGCCAGTTCGTCCAGCGCGCCGACGCGGGTGTAGATGCCGTCGACGACGCCGACCGACGCCTCGCGGGCCGGGACGAAGCTCCCGACCTGCGCGAGCAGGGTGATGAGCGCCACCTGGCGCATGTACGTCGACTTGCCGCTCATGTTCGGCCCCGTCACCACGAGGAAGCGGCGCTCGGCGTCGAGCGCGGCGTCGTTCGGGACGAACTCGGTGGTCTGCTCGACGACGGGGTGGCGGCCGCCCTCGATGTGCAGGTCGTCGCCGCGGTGGAGCTCGGGCCGCGTCCAGTCGTTGTTGACGGCGTGGGTCGCAAGCGCCGCGAGGACGTCGACCGTCGCCACGGTCCGGCCCACGTCCTGCAGGAGTTCGGCCGCCTCGGCCACCTCGGCGCGCAGTTCCTGGAACAGCTCGTACTCCAGTTCGCCGCGGCGCTCCTCCAGCCGGAGGATCTCGCGTTCCCTCTCGGCCAGTTCGTCGGTGACGAACCGCTCGGAGTTCTTCAGCGTCTTCACGTTCTCGAAGCGGTCGGGCACGTCGTCGGCCTCGCTCTTGCCGACCTGCACGTAGTAGCCGTCGGTCTTGTTGCGGTCGACGGTGACGTGGGTCAGGCCAGTCTCGGCTTTGACGCGCTCCTCCAGCGTGTCGAACCACTCCCGGAGCGCCTCGTGGCGCTCGATCACCTCGTCGAGTTCGTCGTCGTACCCCCGCGTCAGCAGCCCGCCCTGGGTCACGGTCGACGGCGGGTCCTCTGCGAGCGCGTCGGAAAGCGTCGTCCGCAGGTCGGCCGCGGCCGCCCGGTCCGGGCGGGTGACGATTTCGGTCAGGGGCGACGCGGACAGCTGGGGGTCGTTCTCGACGGCGTCGACGAGGTCCGGGAGCAGGGCGAGCGTGTCCCGGACCTTGAGCAGGTCCGTCGCGTCGGCGCTGCCGGAGCTCGCGCGGGAGGCCAGCCGTTCGAGGTCCGCCGCGGCCGACAGTGACTCGCGCAGCCCCTCCCGGGCCATCACGGCGCGGGCCAGCGCGGCGACGCTCTCCTGGCGGCGCTCCAGCGTCTCGACGGAGCGGCGGGGGCGCTGGAGCCACTCCTTTAGCAGGCGGCCGCCGGGGCTGGTGACGGTGTGGTCGACCGTGTCGAACAGCGACCCCGAGCGCTCGCCCTGCATCGTCTCGGTGAGTTCGAGGTTGCGCTGGGTCGTCGCGTCGACCTCGACGTGGTCGTCGCCGCGGTACGGCTGGAGCCGCGTCATCGACGCCAGCACGCCCGTCCCGGTCTCCTCGACGTAGTCGAGGGCCGCCCCCGCGGCCCGCACGGCGGGGCCGTCCGTGGCGACGCCGACGCTGTCGAGCGTCTCGTCGCCGAACTGCTCGCGGGTCCGGTGGCGCGCCCGGCCCGGCGCGAACGCGGCGGCGTCGTGCAGCGTCACGGCGGCGTCGACCCGCTCGCGGACGGCGTCGAGGAAGCCGTCGTCGTTCCGCGCCTCCGGCCCGGGCAGCAGTTCGACGGGGTCGAAGCGGTACAGTTCGGTCAGCGCCTCGCCGGTCGCGTCGTCGCCGTCGACCGCGGTGACGCGGAAGCGCCCGGTCGTCACGTCGGCGAAGGCGAGGCCGTAGCCGTCGTCGTCCGCGACGACGCTCGCGAGGTAGCGCGCGTCGGCGTCGGTCGTCTCCAGCAGCGTCCCGGGCGTGACGACCCGCGTTATCTCGCGGGCGTGGCCCGAGTCGGTCTCGTACTGGTCGGCGACGGCGACGCGGTAGCCGCGCTCGACGAGCGCCTTCAGGTACGGCGTCAGGTCGTCGAGCGGCACGCCGGCCATCGGGTACGACGAGCCGTGGGACGACTTCTGGGACACCTTCAGGTCCAGCTCGTCGCTGACCGTCTCGGCGTCGTCGGCGAAGAACTCGTAGAAGTCGCCACACTGCATCGCCAGCAGGTCGGCGTCGGTCCCCTCCTTCAGGGAGAGGAACTCCCCGACGATCCCCGTCGCCTCTGTCATATCTCGCTTTCAGGGCCGTCGCGGGCTAAAACCCTGCGGGTTTCCGCAGGCTATATTCCCCCGGGTCGTCGTAGTGGCCGACCGTGCCACCGAGACGGACGGTCTCCCGGGCGGGGTTCGCGACCGTCGTGTTCGGCCTCCTGCTCTCGGTCGGGCTCGGTTACGCTGCCGCGGCGACCGACCGCGAGGGGGTGCCGCTGTTCGACGCCGGCGGGCGGGTCGCCGACGCAGTGGGTGCCGGCGTCGCCTGGGTCGTGCCGGACGGCGTCGCGGACGCGCTGTTCGGCCTGCTGCCGGGCTGGTTCGGGTATCCGGAACTCGGCGCGGTGGTCGCGCTCGCGGTCACGCTGGTCCTCTGGGCCGCCGCCGAGGCGCGCTGGGCCGGGTGGACGGTGGAAGCGGCCGTCGACTGGGTCGCCGCGCTCCGCCCCGGCGACCGCCGGAACGAGTGAGCGTGCGGCCCGTCCGCGGCTCAGTCCCCGACCGCCCGGTCCAGCGCCAGCACGCGGTCGACCAGCGTGCCGGCGTCGGGCGCGACCAGTTTCGCCATCGCCTCCTTGCCGACCTCGCCGCTGTCGACGACCGCCACGGGCACGTCCGGAACCGACTCGAACGCCCGCCGGGTCCCCCAGCCCATCGTGCTCCCCTCGCTCGCTTTCAAGTCCGGCGGCTCCTCGCTCCGGTCGTACGCCGCCACCGTCCAGTCCAGGGCCGACAGCGCGTCGGCCACGGCGTCGTCGAACCGGCAGTTGACCGCGAATCGCAGGTCGGGGTCGAACTCGCGGGCGGCGAGCAGGAACCGCGCGACGTGGCTCGACGCGCCGAAGCGGACGCCGCGGTTCGGCGCGACGCCGTCGAGCGTGCGGGCGATCCGCCCCTCGACCGCCGCCGTCTCCTCGACGGCCTCCGCGCGCGGCGTCGCGGCGACGACGTTCATCCCGACCTCCGGCACCAGCCGGCGCACGTCGGCCTCGACGAACGCGCCGACGACCTCGGAGACGGCCGCCGCGGTGGGCTGGCGGTCGGCCCGCTCGCGCAGCGCGGCGAGGCCGTCGACCGCGCCCGGCCCCTCGCCGACGTCGTTGTGGTACCGGACCGCCCGTTCGACGAGTGAGACGGCGTGTTCGACCGCTTCAGGAGTCGAATCGCCGGCCGCGAGCCGCGCCGCCGTCGCGGCCGAGAGCGTACAGCCGGTGCCGTGGGTCGCGTCGGTGTCGACGCGTTGCCCCTCGAACGTCTCGACGCCGTCGGCGGTGGCGAGCACGTCCCGGACCCGCCCGTCGCCGACGTGGCCGCCCGTCACGAGCGCGGCGTCGGCCCCGAGGTCGCGCAGTTCCTCGGCGGCGGCCGCCTGCCCGGTCTCGTCGTCCGGGTCGATCCCCGTCAGGACGGCCGCCTCGTCGGCGTTCGGCGTCACTAGCGCGGCCTCGGCCACGAGGTCCTCGTACGCCCGCTCGGCCTCCGCGGCCAGCAGGCGGTCGCCGGAGGCCGCGACC
Proteins encoded:
- the mutS gene encoding DNA mismatch repair protein MutS; this translates as MTEATGIVGEFLSLKEGTDADLLAMQCGDFYEFFADDAETVSDELDLKVSQKSSHGSSYPMAGVPLDDLTPYLKALVERGYRVAVADQYETDSGHAREITRVVTPGTLLETTDADARYLASVVADDDGYGLAFADVTTGRFRVTAVDGDDATGEALTELYRFDPVELLPGPEARNDDGFLDAVRERVDAAVTLHDAAAFAPGRARHRTREQFGDETLDSVGVATDGPAVRAAGAALDYVEETGTGVLASMTRLQPYRGDDHVEVDATTQRNLELTETMQGERSGSLFDTVDHTVTSPGGRLLKEWLQRPRRSVETLERRQESVAALARAVMAREGLRESLSAAADLERLASRASSGSADATDLLKVRDTLALLPDLVDAVENDPQLSASPLTEIVTRPDRAAAADLRTTLSDALAEDPPSTVTQGGLLTRGYDDELDEVIERHEALREWFDTLEERVKAETGLTHVTVDRNKTDGYYVQVGKSEADDVPDRFENVKTLKNSERFVTDELAEREREILRLEERRGELEYELFQELRAEVAEAAELLQDVGRTVATVDVLAALATHAVNNDWTRPELHRGDDLHIEGGRHPVVEQTTEFVPNDAALDAERRFLVVTGPNMSGKSTYMRQVALITLLAQVGSFVPAREASVGVVDGIYTRVGALDELAQGRSTFMVEMQELSNILHSASEDSLVILDEVGRGTATYDGISIAWAATEYLHNEVRAKTLFATHYHELTTLADHLSGVANVHVAADETDGDVTFLRTIRDGPTDRSYGVHVADLAGVPGPVVDRSREVLDRLREEKAIEAKGGGSGDGGTKQVVFDVGSGELRAAEGGDDAGGRESAPGASRSADAAADGGDPAESVDPEAERVLSALEDLNVDETPPVELMAKVQEWQKRLDE
- the thiD gene encoding bifunctional hydroxymethylpyrimidine kinase/phosphomethylpyrimidine kinase produces the protein MRTPAPTERPVAMTVAGSDSGGGAGVQADVKAMEAAGAFGTSVVTAVTAQHTRGVESTHVLPVEEVAAQYDAVVGDFDVGALKTGMLATAPVVEAVTERVADTDAPAVVDPVMVAASGDRLLAAEAERAYEDLVAEAALVTPNADEAAVLTGIDPDDETGQAAAAEELRDLGADAALVTGGHVGDGRVRDVLATADGVETFEGQRVDTDATHGTGCTLSAATAARLAAGDSTPEAVEHAVSLVERAVRYHNDVGEGPGAVDGLAALRERADRQPTAAAVSEVVGAFVEADVRRLVPEVGMNVVAATPRAEAVEETAAVEGRIARTLDGVAPNRGVRFGASSHVARFLLAAREFDPDLRFAVNCRFDDAVADALSALDWTVAAYDRSEEPPDLKASEGSTMGWGTRRAFESVPDVPVAVVDSGEVGKEAMAKLVAPDAGTLVDRVLALDRAVGD
- a CDS encoding DUF7519 family protein, yielding MTPSPVSFRGRPARAGSALSLCFALAAAALVAPGPLGRSVVGVAAVGAAGTVVAPVLGRRRHRAVGVLTSACGGAVACLAVGLAAVLPGPPAGRAPLVAALAGVLALSLGLVPVVDRWKGGFRAAGASLLVLAAVGRSVLSPVGPWHAPVTVALAVLAWDGASTAAVVGERAGDGRETALRTAVHAAGSVAVGAVAAGTAIALYGLPPADLPLIALAALAAAAVAATLALYSLVAPPER
- a CDS encoding redoxin domain-containing protein gives rise to the protein MLSEGDAAPSFTATVGTSDHEPFDLDDYFGDGPVVLAFFPGAFTPPCTNEMVALQDHLDRFEDAGATVLGVSADSAFSQGAFREEHGIEFDLVSDMAGDAIRAYDLEMDLPDLGLYGVANRAVYVLDGDGTVAYGWAADDPTNEPDYDELVDAVESV